Proteins co-encoded in one Pelodiscus sinensis isolate JC-2024 chromosome 9, ASM4963464v1, whole genome shotgun sequence genomic window:
- the LOC102460680 gene encoding uncharacterized protein LOC102460680 isoform X2 produces the protein MNTKKNLLGVLYKSNSEKRDTSLRRSVRTLEQGTSQPSLMVASQPSLGTSQSSQLTSSQQPSRVSSSQFSQVTVPQPSQLLWPDPSLVLLSQFSRKLVLLSSQVVTLKLARTRVLQPSQVLASLPSQGTSRVSASTAPPPAPPPPTPTAPAQPCYRRLSTLSSWSHHQLKQSSSLLCEHSTNAETVPFHLPRAMLAAESAGGAEGPRSTTVPLPPIQPHAAAASGPATTRAPPKSQVAPKNRAPPPRERNPRRTPQAGTGPLPNSRLCASLQQQQQHLQPHPPQQPQRSNPTRTRGRSVKNPGAAARREPKAAVPAKQYNIKLTADATRLLLRRHLEKEWGFKNPIDDTGLLPGSRSMAGLNLTSIMKISLLNEQNRYDDEEYEEDPAPGVMDQELVRRCTEWLRGVEEAKRENKLETLPHLYDP, from the exons ATGAACACTAAGAAGAATCTTCTTGGAGTGTTATACAAATCCAATTCTGAGAAAAGAGACACATCTCTgcggagaag TGTTCGGACTCTGGAACAGGGGACATCACAGCCCTCTCTGATGGTGGCATCCCAGCCTTCATTGGGGACATCGCAATCCTCTCAGTTGACGTCGTCGCAGCAGCCCTCTCGGGTGTCGTCATCGCAGTTCTCCCAGGTGACGGTGCCTCAGCCTTCTCAGCTGttgtggccagacccctctctgGTGCTGCTATCACAGTTCTCCCGTAAGTTAGTGCTGCTGTCCTCTCAGGTGGTGACACTGAAGCTTGCCCGGACAAGAGTGCTGCAGCCCTCCCAGGTGTTGGCATCCCTGCCTTCCCAAGGGACCTCCCGGGTGAGTGCTTCCACGGCTCCGCcgcccgctcctcctccccccacacccactgctCCGGCTCAGCCCTGCTACCGTCGCCTGTCTACCTTATCGAGCTGGAGCCACCACCAGTTGAAGCAGAGCTCGTCTCTCCTTTGCGAGCACAGCACAAACGCGGAGACAGTTCCGTTCCACCTGCCCCGGGCGATGCTGGCTGCTGAGTCGGCGGGCGGAGCAGAGGGGCCACGCAGCACCACCGTGCCCCTACCGCCCATCCAGCCTCACGCTGCTGCGGCCTCTGGCCCCGCCACCACCCGTGCACCACCTAAGAGTCAGGTGGCTCCGAAGAATCGAGCACCGCCACCCAGGGAGAGGAATCCGCGCAGGACGCCTCAGGCGGGGACCGGCCCCTTGCCTAACTCTCGCCTCTgcgcctccctgcagcagcagcagcagcatctacaGCCACATCCACCGCAGCAGCCACAGAGGTCGAACCCGACCCGTACCCGCGGCCGCTCTGTCAAGAACCCAGGTGCTGCGGCGAGGAGGGAGCCGAAGGCAGCAGTCCCAGCGAAGCAGTACAACATCAAGCTCACGGCCGACGCAACCAGACTGCTGCTGCGACGCCATCTGGAGAAAGAGTGGGGGTTCAAGAATCCCATCGACGACACCGGGCTACTGCCGGGTTCCCGCAGCATGGCCGGCCTAAACCTGACCTCGATCATGAAGATCTCCCTGCTTAACGAGCAGAATCGCTACGATGACGAGGAGTACGAGGAGGATCCGGCGCCGGGGGTCATGGATCAGGAGCTGGTGCGCAGGTGCACAGAGTGGCTGCGTGGGGTGGAGGAAGCGAAGAGAGAGAACAAGCTGGAAACCCTGCCCCACCTGTACGACCCCTGA
- the LOC102460680 gene encoding uncharacterized protein LOC102460680 isoform X1 → MNTKKNLLGVLYKSNSEKRDTSLRRSSVRTLEQGTSQPSLMVASQPSLGTSQSSQLTSSQQPSRVSSSQFSQVTVPQPSQLLWPDPSLVLLSQFSRKLVLLSSQVVTLKLARTRVLQPSQVLASLPSQGTSRVSASTAPPPAPPPPTPTAPAQPCYRRLSTLSSWSHHQLKQSSSLLCEHSTNAETVPFHLPRAMLAAESAGGAEGPRSTTVPLPPIQPHAAAASGPATTRAPPKSQVAPKNRAPPPRERNPRRTPQAGTGPLPNSRLCASLQQQQQHLQPHPPQQPQRSNPTRTRGRSVKNPGAAARREPKAAVPAKQYNIKLTADATRLLLRRHLEKEWGFKNPIDDTGLLPGSRSMAGLNLTSIMKISLLNEQNRYDDEEYEEDPAPGVMDQELVRRCTEWLRGVEEAKRENKLETLPHLYDP, encoded by the exons ATGAACACTAAGAAGAATCTTCTTGGAGTGTTATACAAATCCAATTCTGAGAAAAGAGACACATCTCTgcggagaag CAGTGTTCGGACTCTGGAACAGGGGACATCACAGCCCTCTCTGATGGTGGCATCCCAGCCTTCATTGGGGACATCGCAATCCTCTCAGTTGACGTCGTCGCAGCAGCCCTCTCGGGTGTCGTCATCGCAGTTCTCCCAGGTGACGGTGCCTCAGCCTTCTCAGCTGttgtggccagacccctctctgGTGCTGCTATCACAGTTCTCCCGTAAGTTAGTGCTGCTGTCCTCTCAGGTGGTGACACTGAAGCTTGCCCGGACAAGAGTGCTGCAGCCCTCCCAGGTGTTGGCATCCCTGCCTTCCCAAGGGACCTCCCGGGTGAGTGCTTCCACGGCTCCGCcgcccgctcctcctccccccacacccactgctCCGGCTCAGCCCTGCTACCGTCGCCTGTCTACCTTATCGAGCTGGAGCCACCACCAGTTGAAGCAGAGCTCGTCTCTCCTTTGCGAGCACAGCACAAACGCGGAGACAGTTCCGTTCCACCTGCCCCGGGCGATGCTGGCTGCTGAGTCGGCGGGCGGAGCAGAGGGGCCACGCAGCACCACCGTGCCCCTACCGCCCATCCAGCCTCACGCTGCTGCGGCCTCTGGCCCCGCCACCACCCGTGCACCACCTAAGAGTCAGGTGGCTCCGAAGAATCGAGCACCGCCACCCAGGGAGAGGAATCCGCGCAGGACGCCTCAGGCGGGGACCGGCCCCTTGCCTAACTCTCGCCTCTgcgcctccctgcagcagcagcagcagcatctacaGCCACATCCACCGCAGCAGCCACAGAGGTCGAACCCGACCCGTACCCGCGGCCGCTCTGTCAAGAACCCAGGTGCTGCGGCGAGGAGGGAGCCGAAGGCAGCAGTCCCAGCGAAGCAGTACAACATCAAGCTCACGGCCGACGCAACCAGACTGCTGCTGCGACGCCATCTGGAGAAAGAGTGGGGGTTCAAGAATCCCATCGACGACACCGGGCTACTGCCGGGTTCCCGCAGCATGGCCGGCCTAAACCTGACCTCGATCATGAAGATCTCCCTGCTTAACGAGCAGAATCGCTACGATGACGAGGAGTACGAGGAGGATCCGGCGCCGGGGGTCATGGATCAGGAGCTGGTGCGCAGGTGCACAGAGTGGCTGCGTGGGGTGGAGGAAGCGAAGAGAGAGAACAAGCTGGAAACCCTGCCCCACCTGTACGACCCCTGA